The Synchiropus splendidus isolate RoL2022-P1 chromosome 1, RoL_Sspl_1.0, whole genome shotgun sequence genome includes a window with the following:
- the abi2b gene encoding abl interactor 2b isoform X7 encodes MAELQMLLEEEIPAGRSALLDSFTNLERVAEYCESNYVQSPDKQRALEETKNYTTQSLASVAYLINTLANNVLQMLDIQASQLRRMESSINHISQTVDIHKEKVARREIGILTTNKNTSRTHKIIAPANPERPVRYIRKPIDYGLLDDMGHGVKASAQNMKAGGGALPRTNPPTQKPPSPPMTGKGTLGRHSPYRTLEPVRPPVVPNDYVSSPTRNMAHTQPSPARTASVNQRNRTYSSGSSGGSHPSSSRSSSRENSGSGSVGVPIAVPTPAPPNAFPGAQFYSMNRPAQQPQNNQVGGSLPYRRPSSVTGQPNMAHNQSQLNGGPHFAHNQAGPHAPPPPSMQITPQLPLMGFVARVQETISDVPPPPPPAEEPVFEEPTPPPPPPEDYEDEEEEEESAVVEYSDPYAEEDPPWAPRNYMEKVVAIYDYSRDKEDELSFQEGAIIYVIKKNDDGWFEGVMNGTTGLFPGNYVESIMHYAD; translated from the exons tctcCAGACAAGCAGAGGGCTCTGGAGGAGACCAAGAATTACACTACACAGTCCCTGGCCAGTGTCGCCTACCTGATCAACACACTGGCCAACAATGTCCTGCAGATGCTCGACATTCAAGCGTCGCAGCTCCGCCGCATGGAGTCTTCCATCAACCACATCTCACAG ACAGTGGACATCCACAAAGAGAAAGTGGCAAGGCGGGAGATTGGTATCCTCACCACCAATAAGAATACTTCACGCACTCACAAAATCATTGCTCCCGCCAATCCTGAGAGACCAGTGCGCTACATCCGTAAACCCATCGACTATGGTCTGCTAGATGACATGGGTCATGGCGTTAAG GCCAGTGCTCAGAACATGAAGGCTGGAGGAGGCGCGCTTCCTCGCACAAACCCCCCCACACAGAAGCCCCCCAGCCCACCAATGACGGGGAAAGGTACACTTGG GCGACACTCCCCTTATAGGACGCTTGAGCCAGTGCGTCCACCCGTTGTCCCAAACGACTACGTCTCGAGCCCGACGCGCAACATGGCGCACACCCAGCCGAGCCCAGCACGCACTGCATCTGTTAATCAGAGGAACCGCACGTACAG cagtggcagcagtggtGGAAGTCACCCCAGCAGTAGTCGCAGCAGCAGCCGGGAAAACAGCGGCAGCGGCAGTGTGGGCGTCCCCATCGCTGTGCCCACCCCTGCTCCACCCAACGCATTTCCAG GTGCTCAATTCTATAGCATGAATCGCCCTGCACAGCAGCCCCAAAACAATCAGGTTGGGGGATCGTTGCCGTACCGCAGGCCTTCGTCCGTCACCGGCCAGCCCAATATGGCACACAACCAGAGTCAACTAAATGGTGGACCCCATTTTGCCCATAACCAAG CCGGCCCGCACgctccccctcccccttccATGCAGATCACCCCTCAGCTGCCTCTGATGGGCTTTGTGGCCCGAGTTCAGGAGACCA TCTCAGATGTGccgcccccacctcctcctgcagAAGAGCCGGTGTTCGAGGAGCCCACACCTCCTCCACCGCCTCCAGAGGACTAcgaggatgaggaagaagaggaagagtcgGCGGTGGTGGAGTACAGTGACCCTTACGCAGAGGAAGACCCGCCATGGGCTCCTCGCAACTACATGGAGAAAG TGGTGGCCATCTATGACTACAGCCGGGACAAAGAAGACGAGCTCTCGTTCCAGGAGGGCGCCATCATCTACGTCATCAAGAAGAACGACGACGGCTGGTTCGAAGGGGTGATGAACGGCACCACCGGCCTCTTTCCTGGAAACTACGTGGAATCCATCATGCACTACGCTGACTAA
- the abi2b gene encoding abl interactor 2b isoform X3 encodes MAELQMLLEEEIPAGRSALLDSFTNLERVAEYCESNYVQSPDKQRALEETKNYTTQSLASVAYLINTLANNVLQMLDIQASQLRRMESSINHISQTVDIHKEKVARREIGILTTNKNTSRTHKIIAPANPERPVRYIRKPIDYGLLDDMGHGVKWLQRFKASAQNMKAGGGALPRTNPPTQKPPSPPMTGKGTLGRHSPYRTLEPVRPPVVPNDYVSSPTRNMAHTQPSPARTASVNQRNRTYSSGSSGGSHPSSSRSSSRENSGSGSVGVPIAVPTPAPPNAFPGSGPMPPNPAKPTSNTATTPGPAPSTVDGPSQVPNPPVDIPPVPPPPPQLPASAAPTGTGPATYNNPAQGAQFYSMNRPAQQPQNNQVGGSLPYRRPSSVTGQPNMAHNQSQLNGGPHFAHNQVSDVPPPPPPAEEPVFEEPTPPPPPPEDYEDEEEEEESAVVEYSDPYAEEDPPWAPRNYMEKVVAIYDYSRDKEDELSFQEGAIIYVIKKNDDGWFEGVMNGTTGLFPGNYVESIMHYAD; translated from the exons tctcCAGACAAGCAGAGGGCTCTGGAGGAGACCAAGAATTACACTACACAGTCCCTGGCCAGTGTCGCCTACCTGATCAACACACTGGCCAACAATGTCCTGCAGATGCTCGACATTCAAGCGTCGCAGCTCCGCCGCATGGAGTCTTCCATCAACCACATCTCACAG ACAGTGGACATCCACAAAGAGAAAGTGGCAAGGCGGGAGATTGGTATCCTCACCACCAATAAGAATACTTCACGCACTCACAAAATCATTGCTCCCGCCAATCCTGAGAGACCAGTGCGCTACATCCGTAAACCCATCGACTATGGTCTGCTAGATGACATGGGTCATGGCGTTAAG TGGTTGCAAAGGTTTAAG GCCAGTGCTCAGAACATGAAGGCTGGAGGAGGCGCGCTTCCTCGCACAAACCCCCCCACACAGAAGCCCCCCAGCCCACCAATGACGGGGAAAGGTACACTTGG GCGACACTCCCCTTATAGGACGCTTGAGCCAGTGCGTCCACCCGTTGTCCCAAACGACTACGTCTCGAGCCCGACGCGCAACATGGCGCACACCCAGCCGAGCCCAGCACGCACTGCATCTGTTAATCAGAGGAACCGCACGTACAG cagtggcagcagtggtGGAAGTCACCCCAGCAGTAGTCGCAGCAGCAGCCGGGAAAACAGCGGCAGCGGCAGTGTGGGCGTCCCCATCGCTGTGCCCACCCCTGCTCCACCCAACGCATTTCCAG GCTCGGGCCCCATGCCGCCCAACCCTGCCAAACCTACTTCCAACACAGCCACCACCCCTGGTCCCGCTCCCTCTACTGTAGATGGCCCTTCACAGGTCCCTAATCCTCCTGTAGATATCCCGCCTgtgccccctccccctccccagcTCCCTGCCTCTGCTGCCCCCACTGGCACAGGCCCTGCTACTTACAACAACCCCGCACAAG GTGCTCAATTCTATAGCATGAATCGCCCTGCACAGCAGCCCCAAAACAATCAGGTTGGGGGATCGTTGCCGTACCGCAGGCCTTCGTCCGTCACCGGCCAGCCCAATATGGCACACAACCAGAGTCAACTAAATGGTGGACCCCATTTTGCCCATAACCAAG TCTCAGATGTGccgcccccacctcctcctgcagAAGAGCCGGTGTTCGAGGAGCCCACACCTCCTCCACCGCCTCCAGAGGACTAcgaggatgaggaagaagaggaagagtcgGCGGTGGTGGAGTACAGTGACCCTTACGCAGAGGAAGACCCGCCATGGGCTCCTCGCAACTACATGGAGAAAG TGGTGGCCATCTATGACTACAGCCGGGACAAAGAAGACGAGCTCTCGTTCCAGGAGGGCGCCATCATCTACGTCATCAAGAAGAACGACGACGGCTGGTTCGAAGGGGTGATGAACGGCACCACCGGCCTCTTTCCTGGAAACTACGTGGAATCCATCATGCACTACGCTGACTAA
- the abi2b gene encoding abl interactor 2b isoform X6, with translation MAELQMLLEEEIPAGRSALLDSFTNLERVAEYCESNYVQSPDKQRALEETKNYTTQSLASVAYLINTLANNVLQMLDIQASQLRRMESSINHISQTVDIHKEKVARREIGILTTNKNTSRTHKIIAPANPERPVRYIRKPIDYGLLDDMGHGVKWLQRFKASAQNMKAGGGALPRTNPPTQKPPSPPMTGKGTLGRHSPYRTLEPVRPPVVPNDYVSSPTRNMAHTQPSPARTASVNQRNRTYSSGSSGGSHPSSSRSSSRENSGSGSVGVPIAVPTPAPPNAFPGAQFYSMNRPAQQPQNNQVGGSLPYRRPSSVTGQPNMAHNQSQLNGGPHFAHNQAGPHAPPPPSMQITPQLPLMGFVARVQETISDVPPPPPPAEEPVFEEPTPPPPPPEDYEDEEEEEESAVVEYSDPYAEEDPPWAPRNYMEKVVAIYDYSRDKEDELSFQEGAIIYVIKKNDDGWFEGVMNGTTGLFPGNYVESIMHYAD, from the exons tctcCAGACAAGCAGAGGGCTCTGGAGGAGACCAAGAATTACACTACACAGTCCCTGGCCAGTGTCGCCTACCTGATCAACACACTGGCCAACAATGTCCTGCAGATGCTCGACATTCAAGCGTCGCAGCTCCGCCGCATGGAGTCTTCCATCAACCACATCTCACAG ACAGTGGACATCCACAAAGAGAAAGTGGCAAGGCGGGAGATTGGTATCCTCACCACCAATAAGAATACTTCACGCACTCACAAAATCATTGCTCCCGCCAATCCTGAGAGACCAGTGCGCTACATCCGTAAACCCATCGACTATGGTCTGCTAGATGACATGGGTCATGGCGTTAAG TGGTTGCAAAGGTTTAAG GCCAGTGCTCAGAACATGAAGGCTGGAGGAGGCGCGCTTCCTCGCACAAACCCCCCCACACAGAAGCCCCCCAGCCCACCAATGACGGGGAAAGGTACACTTGG GCGACACTCCCCTTATAGGACGCTTGAGCCAGTGCGTCCACCCGTTGTCCCAAACGACTACGTCTCGAGCCCGACGCGCAACATGGCGCACACCCAGCCGAGCCCAGCACGCACTGCATCTGTTAATCAGAGGAACCGCACGTACAG cagtggcagcagtggtGGAAGTCACCCCAGCAGTAGTCGCAGCAGCAGCCGGGAAAACAGCGGCAGCGGCAGTGTGGGCGTCCCCATCGCTGTGCCCACCCCTGCTCCACCCAACGCATTTCCAG GTGCTCAATTCTATAGCATGAATCGCCCTGCACAGCAGCCCCAAAACAATCAGGTTGGGGGATCGTTGCCGTACCGCAGGCCTTCGTCCGTCACCGGCCAGCCCAATATGGCACACAACCAGAGTCAACTAAATGGTGGACCCCATTTTGCCCATAACCAAG CCGGCCCGCACgctccccctcccccttccATGCAGATCACCCCTCAGCTGCCTCTGATGGGCTTTGTGGCCCGAGTTCAGGAGACCA TCTCAGATGTGccgcccccacctcctcctgcagAAGAGCCGGTGTTCGAGGAGCCCACACCTCCTCCACCGCCTCCAGAGGACTAcgaggatgaggaagaagaggaagagtcgGCGGTGGTGGAGTACAGTGACCCTTACGCAGAGGAAGACCCGCCATGGGCTCCTCGCAACTACATGGAGAAAG TGGTGGCCATCTATGACTACAGCCGGGACAAAGAAGACGAGCTCTCGTTCCAGGAGGGCGCCATCATCTACGTCATCAAGAAGAACGACGACGGCTGGTTCGAAGGGGTGATGAACGGCACCACCGGCCTCTTTCCTGGAAACTACGTGGAATCCATCATGCACTACGCTGACTAA
- the abi2b gene encoding abl interactor 2b isoform X8 translates to MAELQMLLEEEIPAGRSALLDSFTNLERVAEYCESNYVQSPDKQRALEETKNYTTQSLASVAYLINTLANNVLQMLDIQASQLRRMESSINHISQTVDIHKEKVARREIGILTTNKNTSRTHKIIAPANPERPVRYIRKPIDYGLLDDMGHGVKWLQRFKASAQNMKAGGGALPRTNPPTQKPPSPPMTGKGTLGRHSPYRTLEPVRPPVVPNDYVSSPTRNMAHTQPSPARTASVNQRNRTYSSGSSGGSHPSSSRSSSRENSGSGSVGVPIAVPTPAPPNAFPGAQFYSMNRPAQQPQNNQVGGSLPYRRPSSVTGQPNMAHNQSQLNGGPHFAHNQVSDVPPPPPPAEEPVFEEPTPPPPPPEDYEDEEEEEESAVVEYSDPYAEEDPPWAPRNYMEKVVAIYDYSRDKEDELSFQEGAIIYVIKKNDDGWFEGVMNGTTGLFPGNYVESIMHYAD, encoded by the exons tctcCAGACAAGCAGAGGGCTCTGGAGGAGACCAAGAATTACACTACACAGTCCCTGGCCAGTGTCGCCTACCTGATCAACACACTGGCCAACAATGTCCTGCAGATGCTCGACATTCAAGCGTCGCAGCTCCGCCGCATGGAGTCTTCCATCAACCACATCTCACAG ACAGTGGACATCCACAAAGAGAAAGTGGCAAGGCGGGAGATTGGTATCCTCACCACCAATAAGAATACTTCACGCACTCACAAAATCATTGCTCCCGCCAATCCTGAGAGACCAGTGCGCTACATCCGTAAACCCATCGACTATGGTCTGCTAGATGACATGGGTCATGGCGTTAAG TGGTTGCAAAGGTTTAAG GCCAGTGCTCAGAACATGAAGGCTGGAGGAGGCGCGCTTCCTCGCACAAACCCCCCCACACAGAAGCCCCCCAGCCCACCAATGACGGGGAAAGGTACACTTGG GCGACACTCCCCTTATAGGACGCTTGAGCCAGTGCGTCCACCCGTTGTCCCAAACGACTACGTCTCGAGCCCGACGCGCAACATGGCGCACACCCAGCCGAGCCCAGCACGCACTGCATCTGTTAATCAGAGGAACCGCACGTACAG cagtggcagcagtggtGGAAGTCACCCCAGCAGTAGTCGCAGCAGCAGCCGGGAAAACAGCGGCAGCGGCAGTGTGGGCGTCCCCATCGCTGTGCCCACCCCTGCTCCACCCAACGCATTTCCAG GTGCTCAATTCTATAGCATGAATCGCCCTGCACAGCAGCCCCAAAACAATCAGGTTGGGGGATCGTTGCCGTACCGCAGGCCTTCGTCCGTCACCGGCCAGCCCAATATGGCACACAACCAGAGTCAACTAAATGGTGGACCCCATTTTGCCCATAACCAAG TCTCAGATGTGccgcccccacctcctcctgcagAAGAGCCGGTGTTCGAGGAGCCCACACCTCCTCCACCGCCTCCAGAGGACTAcgaggatgaggaagaagaggaagagtcgGCGGTGGTGGAGTACAGTGACCCTTACGCAGAGGAAGACCCGCCATGGGCTCCTCGCAACTACATGGAGAAAG TGGTGGCCATCTATGACTACAGCCGGGACAAAGAAGACGAGCTCTCGTTCCAGGAGGGCGCCATCATCTACGTCATCAAGAAGAACGACGACGGCTGGTTCGAAGGGGTGATGAACGGCACCACCGGCCTCTTTCCTGGAAACTACGTGGAATCCATCATGCACTACGCTGACTAA
- the abi2b gene encoding abl interactor 2b isoform X4 — MAELQMLLEEEIPAGRSALLDSFTNLERVAEYCESNYVQSPDKQRALEETKNYTTQSLASVAYLINTLANNVLQMLDIQASQLRRMESSINHISQTVDIHKEKVARREIGILTTNKNTSRTHKIIAPANPERPVRYIRKPIDYGLLDDMGHGVKWLQRFKASAQNMKAGGGALPRTNPPTQKPPSPPMTGKGTLGSGSSGGSHPSSSRSSSRENSGSGSVGVPIAVPTPAPPNAFPGSGPMPPNPAKPTSNTATTPGPAPSTVDGPSQVPNPPVDIPPVPPPPPQLPASAAPTGTGPATYNNPAQGAQFYSMNRPAQQPQNNQVGGSLPYRRPSSVTGQPNMAHNQSQLNGGPHFAHNQAGPHAPPPPSMQITPQLPLMGFVARVQETISDVPPPPPPAEEPVFEEPTPPPPPPEDYEDEEEEEESAVVEYSDPYAEEDPPWAPRNYMEKVVAIYDYSRDKEDELSFQEGAIIYVIKKNDDGWFEGVMNGTTGLFPGNYVESIMHYAD, encoded by the exons tctcCAGACAAGCAGAGGGCTCTGGAGGAGACCAAGAATTACACTACACAGTCCCTGGCCAGTGTCGCCTACCTGATCAACACACTGGCCAACAATGTCCTGCAGATGCTCGACATTCAAGCGTCGCAGCTCCGCCGCATGGAGTCTTCCATCAACCACATCTCACAG ACAGTGGACATCCACAAAGAGAAAGTGGCAAGGCGGGAGATTGGTATCCTCACCACCAATAAGAATACTTCACGCACTCACAAAATCATTGCTCCCGCCAATCCTGAGAGACCAGTGCGCTACATCCGTAAACCCATCGACTATGGTCTGCTAGATGACATGGGTCATGGCGTTAAG TGGTTGCAAAGGTTTAAG GCCAGTGCTCAGAACATGAAGGCTGGAGGAGGCGCGCTTCCTCGCACAAACCCCCCCACACAGAAGCCCCCCAGCCCACCAATGACGGGGAAAGGTACACTTGG cagtggcagcagtggtGGAAGTCACCCCAGCAGTAGTCGCAGCAGCAGCCGGGAAAACAGCGGCAGCGGCAGTGTGGGCGTCCCCATCGCTGTGCCCACCCCTGCTCCACCCAACGCATTTCCAG GCTCGGGCCCCATGCCGCCCAACCCTGCCAAACCTACTTCCAACACAGCCACCACCCCTGGTCCCGCTCCCTCTACTGTAGATGGCCCTTCACAGGTCCCTAATCCTCCTGTAGATATCCCGCCTgtgccccctccccctccccagcTCCCTGCCTCTGCTGCCCCCACTGGCACAGGCCCTGCTACTTACAACAACCCCGCACAAG GTGCTCAATTCTATAGCATGAATCGCCCTGCACAGCAGCCCCAAAACAATCAGGTTGGGGGATCGTTGCCGTACCGCAGGCCTTCGTCCGTCACCGGCCAGCCCAATATGGCACACAACCAGAGTCAACTAAATGGTGGACCCCATTTTGCCCATAACCAAG CCGGCCCGCACgctccccctcccccttccATGCAGATCACCCCTCAGCTGCCTCTGATGGGCTTTGTGGCCCGAGTTCAGGAGACCA TCTCAGATGTGccgcccccacctcctcctgcagAAGAGCCGGTGTTCGAGGAGCCCACACCTCCTCCACCGCCTCCAGAGGACTAcgaggatgaggaagaagaggaagagtcgGCGGTGGTGGAGTACAGTGACCCTTACGCAGAGGAAGACCCGCCATGGGCTCCTCGCAACTACATGGAGAAAG TGGTGGCCATCTATGACTACAGCCGGGACAAAGAAGACGAGCTCTCGTTCCAGGAGGGCGCCATCATCTACGTCATCAAGAAGAACGACGACGGCTGGTTCGAAGGGGTGATGAACGGCACCACCGGCCTCTTTCCTGGAAACTACGTGGAATCCATCATGCACTACGCTGACTAA